From a region of the Gossypium raimondii isolate GPD5lz chromosome 10, ASM2569854v1, whole genome shotgun sequence genome:
- the LOC105778655 gene encoding uncharacterized protein LOC105778655 yields MEDQWSPLSWGFCSQQEGLDELKHTLLFTTWELETTVRSAKEEITKRELELLHLKDVLTKTMKEKDEAQCRCQKLMVEKFMLEQQLQHKEQPKQQQNQQDTASLSGVSSSEDESNSNISLVSSPGLDSLPQPSLPQEALKLAANRPLPEKGRLLQAVKDAGPLLQNLLLAGPLPRWQHPPPQLAAIEIPPVAISSPSQQVNGCLSKKRGPENIEGLESSPNNKHHKVALY; encoded by the exons ATGGAAGACCAATGGAGTCCACTTAGCTGGGGTTTTTGCTCTCAACAAGAG GGTTTGGATGAGTTAAAGCATACCCTTTTGTTTACAACCTGGGAGCTAGAGACCACTGTGAGATCAGCTAAAGAGGAGATTACTAAGAGAGAACTTGAATTGCTTCATCTCAAAGATGTTTTAACCAAGACAATGAAAGAGAAAGATGAAGCTCAATGTAGATGCCAGAAGCTTATGGTGGAGAAATTCATGCTTGAGCAACAATTGCAACACAAAGAGCAGCCAAAACAGCAACAAAACCAGCAAGACACTGCTTCACTGTCTGGTGTTTCTAGCAGTGAAGATGAATCCAATTCCAACATAAGCTTAGTTTCATCTCCAGGTTTGGACTCATTGCCACAACCATCTCTTCCCCAAGAAGCCTTGAAACTAGCAGCTAATAGGCCACTACCTGAGAAAGGGAGGCTGCTTCAGGCCGTGAAGGACGCCGGTCCGCTCCTTCAGAACCTTTTATTAGCCGGACCGCTCCCTCGATGGCAGCATCCACCACCTCAACTCGCCGCCATCGAGATCCCACCGGTGGCTATCTCTTCCCCTAGTCAGCAAGTTAATGGCTGTTTAAGCAAGAAGAGAGGTCCAGAGAACATTGAAGGCTTAGAATCTTCCCCTAACAACAAGCACCACAAGGTTGCTCTCTATTGA